In one Liolophura sinensis isolate JHLJ2023 chromosome 11, CUHK_Ljap_v2, whole genome shotgun sequence genomic region, the following are encoded:
- the LOC135477516 gene encoding uncharacterized protein LOC135477516, whose product MAVLRMLYRRRRVLLMLVFMSLFWVVFLYLSMPASSGYEKKKGERDKVLQSKKSPLKEATQFQQEHIHESENRNQIEKVIRATQKIHQPAAPLQAPNMHIDSPIHHDVHVNISSRTSSNHSSGVTTKSTKNVGQVDKMIEFGAQIKNKTFEVGAQVKNKTLQKLSDLGLIAKPKPVIKQIGKTSILNITMSKEEIMFVIKTLIMEAEKKSSDKITHAKVSPGGHNHTNSSAGASGNLCHCMNADCTCCAQLQFIKLHVVRKACANFSFMPKSQEMSFMFLLDGKTQFTEVISAEHPPKICLGSMSKDVEICVDFFNMAFTVNMHEEHKTQLSGCLDFCFNIYNRTISTFPLGCFQIPSDSHKEDHPQIPLLGNWVP is encoded by the exons ATGGCGGTTCTCAGAATGCTATACCGCAGGCGGCGTGTATTGCTCATGTTGGTCTTCATGAGTTTGTTTTGGGTTGTGTTTTTATACCTGTCCATGCCGGCATCGTCAG GTTATGAAAAGAAGAAAGGTGAAAGAGACAAGGTTTTACAGTCAAAGAAATCACCCCTCAAAGAGGCCACTCAATTTCAAcaagaacatatacatgaatcagaaaacagaaatcaaattgaaaaagtGATTCGGGCAACTCAGAAAATTCACCAACCGGCAGCACCACTACAAGCCCCAAATATGCACATAGACTCTCCCATACATcacgatgtacatgtaaatatcagcTCAAGGACTAGCTCAAACCATTCCAGTGGGGTCACCACTAAGTCCACAAAAAATGTTGGACAAGTTGACAAAATGATTGAGTTTGGTGCACAGATAAAAAACAAGACTTTTGAAGTTGGGGCtcaagtgaaaaacaaaacacttcaaAAACTGTCTGATTTGGGACTTATCGCCAAACCTAAGCCAGTCATAAAACAAATCGGCAAAACCTCGATATTAAATATAACAATGTCCAAGGAGGAGATCATGTTCGTCATAAAGACTCTGATCATGGAAGCGGAGAAGAAATCCTCGGACAAAATAACGCACGCCAAAGTCTCCCCAGGGGGACACAACCACACAAACTCTTCTGCTGGAGCGTCCGGGAACCTCTGTCATTGCATGAATGCTGACTGCACGTGCTGTGCTCAGCTACAGTTTATCAAGCTTCATGTTGTCAGGAAGGCCTGCGCTAATTTTAGCTTTATGCCAAAATCTCAG GAGATGTCATTTATGTTCCTGCTGGATGGGAAGACTCAGTTTACAGAGGTCATATCAG CTGAACACCCTCCAAAAATCTGCCTGGGCTCAATGTCAAAAGACGTGGAGATATGTGTGGACTTCTTCAATATGGCTTTCACTGTTAATATGCACGAGgaacacaaaacacagttgAGTGGCTGTCTTGACTTTTGCTTCAATATCTACAACAGAACAATCAGTACTTTTCCACTGGGCTGTTTCCAGATCCCCAGTGATTCACACAAGGAAGACCATCCACAGATACCGTTACTAGGCAACTGGGTTCCTTGA
- the LOC135477515 gene encoding tubulin alpha-1D chain — MRECISVHVGQAGVQIGNSCWELYCLEHGIQPDGQMPSDKTIGGGDDSFNTFFSETGAGKHVPRAVFVDLEPTVVDEVRTGAYRQLFHPEQLITGKEDAANNYARGHYTIGKELVDLVLDRIRKLADQCTGLQGFLIFHSFGGGTGSGFTSLLMERLSVDYGKKSKLEFSIYPAPQVSTAVVEPYNSILTTHTTLEHSDCAFMVDNEAIYDICRRNLDIERPSYTNLNRLIGQIVSSITASLRFDGALNVDLTEFQTNLVPYPRIHFPLATYAPVISAEKAYHEQLSVAEITNACFEPANQMVKCDPRHGKYMACCMLYRGDVVPKDVNAAIATIKTKRSIQFVDWCPTGFKVGINYQPPTVVPGGDLAKVQRAVCMLSNTTAIAEAWARLDHKFDLMYAKRAFVHWYVGEGMEEGEFSEAREDLAALEKDYEEVGVDSIEGEGEEGDEY, encoded by the exons ATG CGAGAGTGTATCAGTGTCCACGTCGGCCAGGCTGGAGTCCAGATTGGTAATTCCTGCTGGGAACTGTACTGTCTGGAACATGGAATCCAGCCGGATGGTCAGATGCCCTCGGATAAAACCATCGGTGGTGGGGACGACTCGTTCAACACCTTCTTCAGCGAGACAGGGGCAGGCAAGCATGTCCCTCGGGCCGTTTTCGTGGATTTGGAGCCTACTGTTGTGG ACGAGGTACGCACCGGCGCCTACCGTCAGCTCTTTCACCCCGAGCAGTTGATCACCGGTAAGGAAGATGCGGCTAACAATTACGCCCGTGGCCACTACACCATTGGCAAGGAGCTTGTCGACCTTGTCCTTGACCGCATCCGTAAGCTGGCTGACCAGTGTACCGGTCTTCAGGGATTCCTCATCTTCCACAGCTTTGGAGGAGGCACTGGCTCTggatttacctcccttctcATGGAGAGACTCAGTGTGGACTACGGAAAGAAATCTAAGCTGGAATTCTCAATCTACCCAGCTCCTCAAGTGTCTACTGCTGTTGTGGAGCCCTACAACTCCATCCTGACAACCCATACCACTCTGGAGCACTCCGATTGCGCCTTCATGGTCGACAATGAGGCCATCTATGACATCTGCCGACGAAACTTAGATATTGAGAGGCCGTCTTACACCAACCTGAATCGTTTGATTGGCCAGATCGTCAGCTCAATCACGGCTTCTCTCCGATTTGACGGCGCCCTGAATGTGGACCTGACCGAGTTCCAGACCAACCTGGTGCCCTACCCCCGTATCCACTTCCCTCTGGCTACCTATGCCCCAGTGATCTCCGCCGAGAAGGCTTACCACGAGCAGCTATCTGTGGCCGAAATCACCAACGCCTGCTTCGAACCCGCCAACCAGATGGTGAAATGTGACCCGCGTCACGGTAAATACATGGCCTGCTGTATGTTGTACAGAGGTGACGTCGTGCCCAAAGACGTCAACGCCGCCATTGCCACCATCAAGACCAAGAGAAGCATCCAGTTCGTCGACTGGTGTCCCACTGGTTTCAAGGTCGGCATCAACTACCAGCCTCCAACAGTGGTGCCTGGTGGTGATCTGGCCAAGGTCCAGCGCGCTGTCTGCATGTTGAGCAACACCACTGCCATTGCTGAGGCCTGGGCTCGTCTTGACCACAAATTTGACCTGATGTACGCCAAGCGTGCCTTTGTCCACTGGTACGTGGGAGAGGGTATGGAGGAGGGAGAGTTCTCTGAGGCTCGGGAGGATTTGGCTGCTCTGGAGAAAGATTATGAAGAAGTAGGTGTGGACTCCATCGAAGGGGAGGGGGAAGAAGGCGACGAATACTGA
- the LOC135477402 gene encoding tubulin alpha-1 chain-like → MRECISIHVGQAGTQMGNACWELYCLEHNIQPNGQMPSDKTIGGGDDSFNTFFSETGAGKHVPRAIFVDLEPTVVDEVRSGIYRQLFHPEQLITGKEDAANNYARGHYTIGREMVDLVLDRIRKLADQCTGLQGFLIFHSFGGGTGSGFTSLLMERLSVDYGKKSKLEFAIYPAPQVATAVVEPYNSILTTHTTLEHSDCAFMVDNEAIYDICRRNLDIDRPSYTNLNRLIGQIVSSITASLRFDGALNVDLTEFQTNLVPYPRIHFPLATYAPVISAEKAYHEQLSVAEITNACFEPANQMVKCDPRHGKYMACCMLYRGDVVPKDVNAAIATIKTKRSIQFVDWCPTGFKVGINYQPPTVVPGGDLAKVQRAVCMLSNTTAIAEAWARLDHKFDLMYAKRAFVHWYVGEGMEEGEFAEAREDLAALEKDYEEVGVDSSQSDEEEEGDEY, encoded by the exons ATG CGCGAATGTATCAGCATCCATGTTGGCCAGGCCGGTACCCAGATGGGGAACGCTTGCTGGGAACTATACTGCCTGGAGCACAACATCCAGCCAAACGGTCAGATGCCCTCGGACAAAACCATTGGGGGTGGGGACGACTCCTTCAACACCTTCTTCAGTGAGACAGGAGCAGGGAAGCACGTCCCCCGCGCCATCTTCGTGGACCTGGAACCCACTGTTGTTG ATGAAGTCCGCAGTGGAATATACCGCCAACTTTTCCATCCTGAGCAGTTGATCACCGGTAAGGAAGATGCGGCTAACAATTACGCCCGTGGCCACTACACCATCGGCCGTGAGATGGTGGACCTGGTCCTTGACCGCATCCGTAAGCTGGCTGACCAGTGTACCGGTCTTCAGGGATTCCTCATCTTCCACAGCTTTGGAGGAGGCACTGGCTCTggatttacctcccttctcATGGAGAGACTCAGTGTGGACTACGGAAAGAAATCTAAGCTGGAGTTCGCGATTTATCCGGCACCTCAAGTTGCAACAGCTGTTGTGGAGCCCTACAACTCCATCCTGACCACCCATACCACCCTGGAGCACTCCGATTGCGCCTTCATGGTCGACAATGAGGCCATCTATGACATCTGCCGCAGAAACCTGGACATTGATCGTCCCTCGTACACCAACCTGAATCGTTTGATTGGCCAGATCGTCAGCTCAATCACGGCTTCTCTCCGATTTGACGGCGCCCTGAATGTGGACCTGACCGAGTTCCAGACCAACCTGGTGCCCTACCCCCGTATCCACTTCCCTCTGGCTACCTATGCCCCAGTGATCTCCGCCGAGAAGGCTTACCACGAGCAGCTATCTGTGGCCGAAATCACCAACGCCTGCTTCGAACCCGCCAACCAGATGGTGAAATGTGACCCGCGTCACGGTAAATACATGGCCTGCTGTATGTTGTACAGAGGTGACGTCGTGCCCAAAGACGTCAACGCCGCCATTGCCACCATCAAGACCAAGAGAAGCATCCAGTTCGTCGACTGGTGTCCCACTGGTTTCAAGGTCGGCATCAACTACCAGCCTCCAACAGTGGTGCCTGGTGGTGATCTGGCCAAGGTCCAGCGCGCTGTCTGCATGTTGAGCAACACCACTGCCATTGCTGAGGCCTGGGCTCGTCTTGACCACAAATTTGACCTGATGTACGCCAAGCGTGCCTTTGTCCACTGGTACGTGGGAGAGGGTATGGAAGAAGGAGAGTTCGCAGAAGCCCGGGAGGATCTTGCCGCGCTAGAGAAAGATTATGAAGAGGTTGGAGTGGATTCGAGCCAATCAGATGAGGAAGAAGAAGGTGACGAGTACTGA